CTCCATTGACAAAATAGCCATTCGCGTCCAACCCTGTAACTTCTTTCGTCAATGTTACTAATGCTTGGACATTCATAGAGAGCATCATTACTGTCATAACACAAACAGCAAGATAAGTCCCTCTGATTACCGTTGCTTTACTCAAATTATTCATCGTACCTACCTCCATTGTTAGAGTTTTATTTTAAAATTTATATTTCCTTCCATAAAAAGAAAAAACATTCATTTCCTGTAATATTACACAATTTTATCTTAAATGTCAAATAAATTTTCTACCATCAAAATTTATATGATTTTTCCATAATATACAATTTGATTTTAAGAAGTCAAATAAAAAAATAATACATAAAAAAATTTAACTTTTTATAAAGGAGCACATCATGAATAAAGAAATACCTTCAAAAAATAAACCTTGTCGTCGCGATTTCATAAAGGTAATAACTACAACTGCTTTAACCTCATCAATTATGGCTAAAACGGTCTCAGCTCAGGATTCAACTCCCAAACAAGGTCGTATTAAGCAGTCTGTTTCGCGTTGGTGTTATGGGAAAATTCCCATGCCTGAATTTTGCAAAGCAGTAAAAGAGATGGGCTTGGTTGGTATTGATTTACTTGACCCGAACGAATGGGCAATTGTCAAAGAGCATGGGCTTATCTGCACTATGGCAAATGGTCCTGGGGGAATCGAAAAAGGCTGGAACGACCCCGCCAATCATAAACGCCTCATTGAAAATGCGGAGAAAAGACTCCATGAGGTAGCCTCTGCAGGTTTGACAAACATGATTGTTTTCTCCGGTAATCGCGGTAAAATTGATGACAAAGAAGGACTGGAAAACTGTGCTAAAGGTTTAAAAGAAATCATCCCA
This genomic interval from Candidatus Hydrogenedens sp. contains the following:
- a CDS encoding TIM barrel protein, yielding MNKEIPSKNKPCRRDFIKVITTTALTSSIMAKTVSAQDSTPKQGRIKQSVSRWCYGKIPMPEFCKAVKEMGLVGIDLLDPNEWAIVKEHGLICTMANGPGGIEKGWNDPANHKRLIENAEKRLHEVASAGLTNMIVFSGNRGKIDDKEGLENCAKGLKEIIPLAEQLGVNVIMELLNSKRDHKNYMCDHTIWGVELVKRIGSPRFKLLYDIYHMQIMEGDIIQTITDNIQYIGHIHTGGVPGRNDIDETQELNYRRICEVLAELNYDGFVAHEFVPKNPDPLQSLKRAFEICNV